The following coding sequences are from one Candidatus Woesearchaeota archaeon window:
- a CDS encoding 50S ribosomal protein L24 encodes MAKCIFCSNLLKPGTGKMLVKNDGSMLYFCSSKCERNLNLNRSPRKLKWTAEHKRLKEGKK; translated from the coding sequence ATGGCGAAATGCATATTTTGCAGCAATTTACTGAAGCCGGGAACAGGAAAAATGCTTGTGAAGAATGACGGCAGCATGCTTTATTTCTGCTCTTCAAAATGCGAGAGAAATCTCAACTTAAACAGAAGCCCAAGAAAATTAAAATGGACAGCTGAGCATAAAAGGTTGAAAGAGGGTAAAAAATGA
- a CDS encoding ribosomal L7Ae/L30e/S12e/Gadd45 family protein produces the protein MAEASKETIEKVCKEKNIACVKVTSREELGAAAGLDVPTVSVAIVNEGEAKDLLKEITNSLR, from the coding sequence ATGGCTGAAGCATCAAAGGAAACAATAGAAAAGGTGTGCAAGGAAAAGAACATTGCATGCGTTAAAGTCACATCAAGGGAAGAGCTTGGCGCAGCTGCCGGGCTGGATGTTCCGACAGTCAGCGTTGCAATAGTGAATGAAGGCGAAGCAAAAGACTTATTAAAAGAGATAACAAACAGCTTAAGATAA
- the ndk gene encoding nucleoside-diphosphate kinase, whose translation MIERTFIMMKPDAVQRSISGKIIDRFENAGLKIVGMKMVWLSKDFSKKHYEAHIKKPFYKGLEDFITSGPVIAIVMEGLHAVEIVRKLVGATEPRTALPGTIRGDFAHHSYEYTDRKGISIKNLIHASSSKEEAKKEIELWFNKNELHSYKTVHEIHVF comes from the coding sequence ATGATTGAGAGAACATTTATAATGATGAAGCCTGATGCAGTACAAAGAAGCATCAGCGGCAAAATCATTGACAGGTTTGAAAATGCAGGGCTGAAGATAGTTGGCATGAAAATGGTTTGGCTGAGCAAGGATTTTTCAAAAAAGCATTATGAAGCCCATATTAAGAAGCCATTCTATAAAGGGCTGGAAGATTTTATCACATCCGGCCCTGTAATTGCGATTGTCATGGAAGGCCTGCATGCAGTTGAGATTGTAAGAAAGCTTGTAGGAGCAACAGAGCCAAGGACTGCGCTGCCCGGAACAATAAGGGGAGATTTTGCGCATCATTCTTACGAGTACACTGACAGGAAAGGAATTTCGATAAAGAACCTTATACATGCGTCATCTTCAAAAGAAGAGGCAAAAAAAGAGATAGAGCTGTGGTTCAATAAAAATGAGCTGCACAGCTATAAAACCGTGCATGAAATTCATGTTTTCTAA
- a CDS encoding 30S ribosomal protein S28e: MAKPQTDVTKHLKTDGKKEVQQRPQKAEEEKKGVISFTQAIPARVEEVIGRTGTRGEAIQIRCKVLEGRDQNKTLRRNVKGPIRIGDILMLRETEIEAQRLTQSGRK, translated from the coding sequence ATGGCTAAACCGCAAACTGATGTTACAAAGCACCTTAAAACAGACGGCAAGAAAGAAGTACAGCAAAGGCCCCAGAAAGCAGAGGAAGAAAAGAAAGGCGTAATCAGCTTTACGCAGGCAATTCCTGCAAGAGTTGAAGAAGTCATAGGAAGAACAGGGACAAGGGGGGAAGCGATACAAATCAGGTGCAAAGTGCTTGAAGGCCGCGACCAGAACAAGACCTTGAGAAGAAATGTCAAAGGCCCGATAAGAATAGGGGATATTTTGATGCTAAGGGAAACAGAGATAGAAGCCCAGAGGCTTACGCAGAGCGGAAGGAAATAA
- a CDS encoding type II toxin-antitoxin system VapC family toxin, whose product MAFVLDTNVYIEVERNNQKVIGELQKLIISDIIFITTMSYSEIYYGLLVGKQEELKEKADMLNKIPLLNTTKNSSKLFSEIKCGLEKKGKIIPLFDILIASITIDSGMTLLTTDEHFKQIPELKVIILKP is encoded by the coding sequence ATGGCTTTTGTATTGGACACTAATGTTTACATTGAAGTGGAAAGAAACAACCAGAAGGTAATAGGCGAACTGCAAAAATTGATCATATCCGATATTATATTTATCACAACAATGTCTTATTCTGAGATTTATTATGGGCTGTTGGTCGGTAAACAAGAAGAATTGAAAGAAAAAGCAGATATGCTGAATAAAATTCCCTTGCTAAACACAACCAAAAACAGCTCCAAATTGTTTTCTGAAATTAAATGCGGGTTAGAGAAGAAAGGAAAAATAATCCCTTTATTTGACATTCTTATAGCATCAATCACTATTGATAGCGGAATGACCTTATTGACAACTGATGAGCATTTTAAGCAGATTCCTGAATTAAAAGTAATCATATTGAAACCCTAA
- a CDS encoding HIT family protein produces MELTKDQSDAMQEKISKMSPEELKEFQKQQCVFCHIISGKVQSKKVYEDDKCIAVLDINPANPGHMLVLPKEHYSIMPQIPEDEVGYYFKVAKALSQVSLKALQSHGTTIFVANGIAAGQKAQHFMVHVIPRVENDNVGLEIPHNRISEDDLNKVRKLLAEKLGAVEAEIVEEPKKELEEKKEIKPEKKAKKEKTDKKSEEKVDLDDIAKLLGGGK; encoded by the coding sequence ATGGAGCTCACTAAAGATCAATCAGATGCAATGCAGGAGAAGATCAGCAAGATGTCTCCAGAGGAGCTTAAGGAATTCCAGAAGCAGCAGTGCGTATTCTGCCATATAATCTCCGGCAAAGTGCAGTCAAAGAAAGTTTATGAAGATGACAAGTGCATTGCAGTGCTTGACATCAATCCTGCCAATCCAGGGCATATGCTTGTTCTCCCAAAAGAGCATTATTCCATTATGCCGCAGATTCCGGAAGATGAAGTCGGCTATTATTTCAAGGTTGCCAAGGCGTTGTCGCAGGTAAGCCTGAAGGCATTGCAGAGCCATGGCACAACGATATTTGTTGCAAACGGCATTGCAGCAGGCCAGAAAGCGCAGCATTTTATGGTCCATGTTATCCCAAGAGTTGAAAATGATAATGTTGGATTGGAAATTCCTCATAATAGAATCAGCGAGGACGATCTGAACAAAGTAAGAAAGCTATTGGCTGAAAAACTCGGAGCAGTGGAAGCGGAAATTGTAGAAGAGCCTAAGAAAGAGCTTGAAGAAAAAAAAGAAATCAAACCTGAAAAGAAAGCTAAAAAAGAAAAAACAGATAAAAAATCAGAAGAAAAAGTGGATCTTGATGACATTGCAAAATTATTGGGCGGCGGAAAATGA
- a CDS encoding HIT domain-containing protein translates to MMDNCPFCAIIEGKAASKKIYEDEKIIAILDLNPANVGHVLVMPKEHYPIIEQVPDPLVDALFKIANRISMTVFETLKAEGTNIIVTNGIAAGQKAAHFMVHIIPRAQNDNINFNWKPKQLSEEEMSTVELKLKEQAKKIGEFEREKPKPIVIEDKTEKIPEKIGKEENYLIKQLERIP, encoded by the coding sequence ATGATGGACAACTGCCCTTTCTGCGCAATAATCGAGGGAAAAGCCGCTTCAAAGAAGATCTATGAAGATGAAAAAATAATCGCAATCCTTGATTTGAACCCTGCAAATGTGGGCCATGTCCTTGTCATGCCGAAAGAGCATTACCCGATAATCGAGCAGGTTCCTGATCCTCTTGTTGATGCATTGTTTAAAATTGCAAACAGGATTTCCATGACTGTGTTTGAAACATTAAAGGCAGAAGGGACAAATATCATTGTTACGAACGGAATTGCAGCAGGCCAGAAAGCAGCGCACTTTATGGTGCATATCATCCCAAGAGCTCAAAATGACAATATTAATTTCAACTGGAAGCCAAAGCAATTAAGCGAAGAAGAGATGTCAACAGTCGAGCTTAAGCTCAAGGAGCAGGCGAAAAAGATCGGAGAGTTTGAAAGGGAAAAGCCAAAGCCGATTGTGATCGAAGACAAGACTGAGAAGATCCCCGAGAAGATCGGGAAAGAGGAGAATTACCTGATAAAGCAGCTGGAGAGAATACCTTAG